In Acinetobacter piscicola, a single window of DNA contains:
- a CDS encoding D-alanine--D-alanine ligase, which produces MSNASKFGKVAVLLGGKSAEREVSLDSGKAVLEALLRSGVNAESFDPQERSVTELVNYDRAFIVLHGRGGEDGQIQGVLEWLNIPYTGTGVQGSAIGMDKVKTKQIWQGSALPTAPYRIISKDSNLNEVIESLGLPLIIKPVHEGSSVGMSKVEKAEDLAKAIEKATVHDAVVMAEKWITGREYTIAFLNGQALPVIRLQPPADVAFYDYEAKYNRNDVEYGIPCGLSETEEKQLQELCLRAFQAVGASGWGRIDAMLDEQGNFWLLEVNTVPGMTSHSLVPKAAQAVGYEFDQLCVAILEQTLGDTH; this is translated from the coding sequence GTGTCAAATGCTTCTAAATTCGGCAAAGTAGCGGTGTTGCTTGGTGGTAAATCTGCTGAGCGTGAGGTGTCATTAGATAGTGGTAAAGCTGTATTAGAAGCATTATTACGTTCAGGAGTAAATGCTGAAAGCTTTGATCCACAAGAACGTAGTGTGACGGAACTTGTAAATTACGATCGTGCTTTTATTGTCTTGCATGGTCGTGGTGGTGAAGATGGTCAGATCCAAGGTGTTTTGGAGTGGTTAAACATTCCTTATACAGGAACTGGTGTGCAAGGTTCTGCAATTGGCATGGATAAAGTTAAAACCAAACAAATTTGGCAAGGTTCAGCATTGCCGACTGCACCGTATCGTATCATTTCTAAAGATTCAAACTTAAATGAAGTGATTGAAAGTTTAGGCTTACCTTTAATCATCAAACCTGTACATGAAGGTTCAAGTGTAGGGATGAGTAAGGTTGAAAAAGCTGAAGATCTAGCAAAAGCTATTGAAAAAGCAACAGTTCATGATGCTGTTGTGATGGCGGAAAAATGGATTACAGGGCGTGAATATACCATTGCCTTTTTAAATGGACAGGCTTTACCTGTCATTCGCTTACAACCGCCTGCGGATGTTGCATTCTATGATTATGAAGCAAAATATAACCGCAATGACGTTGAATATGGAATTCCGTGTGGTTTAAGCGAAACAGAAGAAAAACAACTGCAAGAACTATGCTTACGTGCTTTCCAAGCTGTGGGTGCAAGTGGTTGGGGGCGTATTGATGCCATGCTAGATGAACAAGGTAATTTCTGGTTGCTTGAAGTTAACACTGTGCCAGGTATGACCAGTCATTCATTAGTACCAAAAGCTGCTCAAGCGGTTGGTTATGAGTTTGATCAACTTTGTGTGGCAATTTTAGAACAGACTTTGGGCGATACACACTAA
- a CDS encoding CynX/NimT family MFS transporter — protein MTQHNSRHDLWIIAAGYLAAIHVGKLSPILPILQKQLHLNLAQAGLALSLVQAAGMLFALCLGSFSEKVGLKQCFIAGLIILGCASLSGVFIHSLFSLFFFRFFEGIGFLLITLTAPAILKRICDPQKMNVKMGIWGSYMGLGIGIAMLSIPLLLQYFSWQHIWFGLGLLCLGFAAIVQVLLRLPRTHSTQTSSLSFLSVVKMTLRHAPVVCLAIIFAAYTSQWLTVIGFLPSIYLNAKIDFQVAGILTALVSISNIAGTLAAGALLHHGITAKKLIITGFLTMCTMCFIMFVFNQYLPFPIQYLSVIIFSAVGGLIPATVFAITLNYAPHPNAIAASVGLVLQISAFGQFILPPMSGMLVSYTHNWSNIVWITTALSLLGIGAVWQLFKAHPLKIQ, from the coding sequence GTGACACAACATAATTCACGACATGATCTTTGGATTATTGCAGCAGGATATTTGGCTGCGATTCATGTCGGTAAACTCTCCCCTATTCTGCCTATTTTACAAAAACAACTTCATCTAAATCTTGCACAAGCAGGACTTGCTTTGTCTTTAGTACAAGCCGCAGGTATGTTGTTTGCGTTATGTTTAGGAAGTTTCAGTGAGAAAGTTGGGCTTAAACAGTGCTTTATTGCAGGTTTAATCATTTTAGGCTGTGCAAGTTTAAGTGGTGTTTTTATTCATTCACTATTCAGTTTATTTTTCTTTAGATTTTTTGAAGGAATTGGCTTTTTATTGATTACCCTCACTGCTCCTGCAATTTTAAAAAGAATCTGTGATCCACAAAAAATGAATGTAAAAATGGGCATCTGGGGGTCTTATATGGGACTCGGTATAGGGATTGCCATGCTCAGCATTCCGTTATTATTACAGTACTTTTCTTGGCAACATATTTGGTTTGGTTTAGGACTGCTCTGTTTAGGCTTTGCCGCAATTGTGCAAGTTTTACTTCGTCTTCCACGTACACATTCAACACAGACCTCATCATTATCATTTTTAAGTGTTGTTAAAATGACATTGCGTCATGCACCTGTTGTCTGTTTAGCCATCATTTTTGCTGCTTATACCAGTCAATGGCTGACCGTCATTGGTTTTTTACCAAGTATTTATCTCAATGCAAAAATTGATTTTCAAGTTGCAGGGATATTAACAGCTCTTGTTTCTATTTCTAATATTGCGGGAACATTGGCTGCAGGTGCACTTTTACACCATGGGATTACGGCTAAAAAACTCATCATTACAGGTTTTTTGACCATGTGTACGATGTGTTTCATTATGTTCGTATTCAATCAATATTTACCATTTCCAATTCAATATTTAAGCGTCATTATTTTTTCTGCTGTAGGCGGGCTGATTCCTGCAACCGTTTTTGCGATTACTTTAAATTACGCACCTCATCCGAATGCAATTGCAGCAAGTGTCGGTTTAGTATTACAAATTTCAGCTTTTGGACAATTTATATTGCCACCTATGAGTGGAATGCTCGTTTCATATACACATAATTGGAGCAATATAGTTTGGATTACCACAGCTTTATCTTTACTTGGCATCGGCGCAGTTTGGCAGTTATTTAAAGCGCACCCCTTAAAAATACAATAA
- the lpxC gene encoding UDP-3-O-acyl-N-acetylglucosamine deacetylase, protein MLKQRTLKRVVKASGIGLHSGQKVMINFLPHVADGGIVFRRIDLNPPVEIRADAMLVQEAFMCSNLVEHDAKVGTIEHVTSAIAGLGIDNLIIEVSASEIPIMDGSAGPFIYLLMQGGLVEQDAPKKFIRMLKPVEALIEDKKAVFTPHNGFQINFEIDFDHPAFAKEYQSATIDFSTETFVYEVSGARTFGFMKDLDYLKAHNLALGASLDNAVGLDDTGVVNEEGLRFADEFVRHKILDAVGDLYLLGHQIIAKFDGYKSGHALNNQLLRNVKSDPSSYEIVTFNDISSCPIQYVQVL, encoded by the coding sequence ATGTTGAAACAGCGTACCCTGAAACGTGTCGTGAAAGCGAGTGGCATCGGACTGCATAGTGGACAAAAAGTGATGATTAACTTTTTGCCACATGTTGCTGATGGGGGTATTGTATTTCGCCGTATTGACCTAAATCCGCCTGTAGAAATTCGTGCTGATGCTATGCTGGTGCAAGAAGCCTTTATGTGCTCCAATTTGGTTGAACATGACGCCAAAGTGGGAACGATTGAGCATGTGACGAGTGCCATTGCAGGTTTAGGCATCGACAATTTAATTATTGAAGTTTCTGCCTCTGAAATTCCGATCATGGATGGCAGTGCAGGACCATTTATCTACTTATTAATGCAAGGCGGTTTGGTTGAGCAGGATGCACCCAAAAAATTTATTCGTATGCTCAAGCCTGTAGAAGCATTAATTGAGGATAAAAAAGCTGTTTTTACCCCTCATAATGGTTTTCAAATTAATTTTGAAATTGATTTTGATCATCCAGCATTTGCTAAAGAATACCAGTCTGCAACTATTGATTTCTCGACTGAAACTTTTGTGTATGAAGTGAGTGGTGCACGTACTTTTGGTTTTATGAAGGATTTAGATTATCTCAAAGCGCATAATTTAGCGCTGGGTGCAAGCCTAGATAATGCTGTGGGGCTAGATGATACTGGGGTAGTGAATGAAGAAGGTTTACGCTTTGCAGATGAGTTTGTACGACATAAAATTTTAGATGCGGTAGGGGATTTATATTTGCTTGGTCATCAAATTATTGCCAAGTTTGACGGTTATAAATCGGGTCATGCCCTGAATAATCAGCTTTTACGCAATGTTAAAAGTGATCCAAGCAGCTATGAAATTGTAACATTTAATGACATATCTTCTTGTCCTATTCAATATGTACAGGTCTTATAA
- the murG gene encoding undecaprenyldiphospho-muramoylpentapeptide beta-N-acetylglucosaminyltransferase: MSKPQQTTPKHVMMMAAGTGGHVFPALAVAKELQQQGCQVSWLATPTGMENRLLKQHDIPIYQIDIQGVRGNGLVRKLAAPFKILKATLSAMRYMKQLKVDAVAGFGGYVAGPGGLAARLLGIPVIIHEQNAVAGFTNTQLSRVAKKVCQAFPNTFPASEKIVTTGNPVRAEITAIYNPSYRYKERENSGETIRVLIVGGSLGAQALNECVPQALKQLNVPLSVYHQCGQNKQEATQALYANLPETLHVEVQPFIEDMAKAYSDADLIICRAGALTVTEVATAGVAAVFVPLPSAVDDHQTANARFLEKIGAAKICPQATMTPDSLKDLLMPLMNRQLLMEMAVKARQQAQPDATQRVVGLIQDL; encoded by the coding sequence GTGAGCAAACCTCAACAAACTACACCTAAGCATGTCATGATGATGGCAGCAGGTACAGGTGGGCATGTATTTCCAGCCTTAGCGGTCGCTAAAGAGTTGCAACAACAAGGGTGCCAAGTCTCATGGTTAGCAACCCCGACGGGAATGGAAAATCGTTTATTAAAACAACATGATATTCCAATTTATCAAATTGATATTCAAGGTGTACGTGGCAATGGTCTTGTCCGTAAATTAGCAGCACCTTTTAAAATTTTAAAAGCAACCTTAAGCGCAATGCGCTATATGAAGCAGCTCAAAGTTGATGCTGTTGCAGGCTTTGGGGGGTATGTTGCAGGTCCGGGTGGTTTGGCTGCCCGTTTATTGGGTATTCCTGTGATTATTCATGAACAAAATGCTGTAGCAGGATTTACCAATACACAACTTTCACGTGTAGCAAAAAAAGTATGTCAGGCATTTCCAAATACCTTTCCTGCATCTGAAAAAATTGTGACAACAGGTAATCCTGTGCGTGCAGAAATTACCGCAATTTATAATCCATCTTATCGTTATAAAGAACGTGAAAATTCAGGTGAAACCATTCGTGTTCTCATTGTGGGTGGTTCCTTAGGTGCACAAGCTTTAAATGAATGTGTGCCACAAGCCTTGAAACAGCTTAATGTTCCACTGAGTGTTTATCATCAATGTGGTCAAAATAAGCAAGAAGCCACACAAGCTTTATATGCAAATTTACCTGAAACTTTGCATGTTGAAGTCCAGCCATTCATTGAAGATATGGCAAAAGCGTATAGTGACGCTGATTTAATTATTTGTCGTGCAGGCGCACTCACTGTAACTGAAGTTGCAACTGCGGGTGTCGCTGCGGTCTTTGTCCCTTTACCAAGCGCAGTGGATGACCATCAAACAGCAAATGCTCGTTTTTTGGAAAAAATTGGTGCTGCAAAAATTTGTCCACAAGCCACCATGACACCTGATTCGTTAAAGGATTTATTAATGCCGTTGATGAATCGCCAATTATTGATGGAAATGGCGGTTAAAGCTCGTCAACAAGCCCAACCTGACGCAACACAGCGTGTGGTTGGTTTAATTCAAGATTTGTAA
- the ftsA gene encoding cell division protein FtsA yields the protein MSEAVPSVVAIDIGTHKVSVLIGKVHAPDNIQVIGMASARNKGMNKGKIVSLDKVTNAIKQAVQEAEDMAECRVHSAWVSIPSTELQSHYAVGRTPIANPDRTITTSEVVRALDLAKASHLTADHYLATAVPLGFELDDSQEWVQNPINLTAHSMTAHYQLMMMPIATMQNLDRAMKGANISVEKMVVSCLATAEGSLLKDEKEYGVCLLDIGAGTTNIAVYIEGHLVLAHTIQRGGENVTRDIAAVLQTTTEEAERIKLLYGCVDIHQVKPEHMIQFEAIDGPQTISRIELAEIIIARYEEILGLVRDELEQRGALPSLYHGVVLTGDVCQIEGMVTLARRMLGVSAHLGNPTVNVYADDQHLSALRRSMYATASGLLLFSQSEMQDAVEEPEVNSHRSVWERIANGWTAMNNKLKGIF from the coding sequence ATGAGTGAAGCTGTTCCCTCAGTTGTTGCGATAGACATTGGGACACATAAAGTTTCAGTTCTAATAGGTAAGGTGCATGCCCCTGATAATATTCAGGTTATTGGTATGGCAAGCGCACGTAATAAAGGCATGAATAAAGGCAAAATTGTTAGCCTAGATAAAGTGACCAATGCCATAAAACAAGCCGTGCAAGAAGCGGAAGACATGGCAGAATGTCGTGTACATTCGGCATGGGTTTCTATCCCTAGTACAGAATTACAAAGTCATTATGCTGTGGGACGTACCCCAATTGCGAATCCAGATCGAACGATTACGACTTCAGAAGTTGTTCGTGCATTAGATTTGGCTAAAGCCAGTCATTTAACTGCAGATCATTATTTAGCAACGGCTGTCCCTTTGGGCTTTGAATTGGATGATTCACAAGAATGGGTACAAAATCCAATTAATTTGACTGCACATAGTATGACTGCGCATTATCAGCTCATGATGATGCCGATTGCAACCATGCAGAATCTTGATCGTGCAATGAAAGGTGCCAATATTTCTGTTGAGAAAATGGTGGTATCTTGTTTAGCAACAGCAGAAGGTAGTTTGCTAAAAGACGAAAAAGAATATGGGGTTTGCTTGCTCGATATTGGCGCAGGCACGACCAATATTGCCGTATATATTGAAGGTCATTTGGTACTTGCACATACCATTCAACGTGGTGGTGAAAATGTCACGCGAGATATTGCAGCTGTATTACAAACCACTACAGAAGAAGCAGAGCGAATTAAGTTACTCTATGGTTGTGTAGATATTCATCAAGTCAAACCTGAGCATATGATTCAGTTTGAAGCAATTGATGGTCCACAAACCATCAGCCGCATTGAACTTGCTGAAATTATCATTGCTCGCTATGAAGAAATTTTAGGTTTGGTACGTGATGAATTAGAACAACGTGGTGCATTGCCAAGTTTATATCATGGTGTGGTATTAACAGGGGATGTATGTCAAATCGAAGGTATGGTAACGTTAGCACGTAGAATGTTAGGTGTTTCAGCACATTTGGGGAATCCCACAGTAAATGTATATGCAGATGACCAACATTTATCTGCTTTACGCCGTTCGATGTATGCAACTGCGTCAGGATTATTGTTATTTAGTCAAAGTGAAATGCAAGATGCTGTAGAAGAACCAGAAGTCAATAGCCATCGCTCAGTTTGGGAGCGTATAGCCAATGGTTGGACTGCAATGAATAACAAATTGAAAGGTATTTTTTAG
- a CDS encoding DUF721 domain-containing protein has protein sequence MSEPKNLFHQTRQHVKTGNLSFLKKQVAEWQRLTKLIQPLLPQPEVWQVVCYQYGILTITGENQAMISQLGYLQKQYISQLSQLEELKDLQKIQIRLRTRKVEPILLNKPVQPLTPATQEMLQHAASFVNDAKLSQALLRLASNKK, from the coding sequence ATGTCTGAACCTAAAAATCTCTTCCATCAAACAAGACAACACGTAAAAACAGGAAACTTATCGTTTCTAAAAAAGCAAGTTGCCGAATGGCAAAGACTTACTAAATTAATTCAACCCTTATTACCTCAACCCGAAGTATGGCAGGTCGTATGTTATCAATACGGTATTTTGACGATTACCGGTGAAAATCAAGCTATGATTAGTCAGCTCGGTTATCTTCAAAAACAATATATTTCTCAATTATCACAATTAGAAGAGTTGAAAGATTTACAAAAAATTCAAATTCGCCTTCGCACAAGAAAAGTAGAACCTATACTTTTAAATAAACCCGTTCAACCCCTTACTCCCGCAACGCAAGAAATGTTACAACACGCTGCAAGCTTTGTGAACGATGCTAAGCTTAGCCAAGCTTTGTTACGTTTGGCAAGCAATAAAAAGTAA
- the ftsZ gene encoding cell division protein FtsZ produces the protein MASFEFLEDEQTDSNGQARFTVFGVGGGGGNAVQHMVQSDIKGVKFVCANTDKQALDRMNAPFKIQLGEQSTRGLGAGANPDVGQIAAEESRELIRQHLEGADMVFVTAGMGGGTGTGAAPVVAEIAQEMGILTVGVVTTPFNFEGRRRQRSAEKGIEALEQHVDSLIIIPNQRLLSVYGDISMQDAYRKADDVLLNAVRSIFDLVVRPGHINLDFADLKTAMSTRGYAMMGEGKSSGPDRAEEAARLAIRSPLLDNVNIMNAKGVLINITGGADVTLRETEIITDVVNQIVDLDEGEVFFGTVFDPDARDEIRVTVIATGLTRNANEAEVKRRTPVSVAANVQQSTQNAVDEDDIPAISKRQNNDAPVANTSASPRSTPMSIQDYLKNQQRK, from the coding sequence ATGGCCTCATTTGAATTTTTAGAAGATGAACAAACCGATAGTAACGGTCAAGCCCGTTTTACTGTATTTGGTGTTGGTGGTGGTGGTGGTAATGCCGTACAGCATATGGTGCAGTCGGACATTAAAGGCGTAAAATTTGTTTGTGCAAATACGGATAAACAAGCTTTAGATCGTATGAATGCCCCATTTAAAATTCAACTCGGTGAACAAAGTACCCGTGGTTTGGGTGCAGGTGCAAACCCTGATGTAGGTCAAATTGCTGCTGAAGAAAGTCGTGAATTGATTCGCCAACACCTTGAAGGTGCGGACATGGTATTCGTGACTGCGGGTATGGGCGGTGGTACAGGTACAGGTGCTGCGCCAGTTGTTGCTGAAATTGCTCAAGAAATGGGTATTTTGACAGTGGGTGTGGTAACAACACCATTTAACTTTGAAGGTCGCCGCCGTCAACGCTCAGCAGAAAAAGGCATTGAAGCTTTAGAACAACATGTTGATTCATTGATTATTATTCCAAATCAGCGCTTACTTAGTGTGTATGGTGACATCTCTATGCAAGATGCTTACCGCAAAGCAGATGATGTATTGTTAAATGCTGTGCGTAGTATTTTTGATTTAGTTGTTCGTCCGGGTCATATTAACCTTGACTTCGCCGATTTAAAAACTGCAATGAGTACCCGTGGTTATGCCATGATGGGTGAAGGTAAGAGCAGTGGTCCAGATCGTGCTGAAGAAGCTGCACGTTTAGCGATTCGTAGCCCATTATTAGATAATGTGAATATCATGAATGCCAAAGGCGTTTTGATTAACATTACTGGTGGTGCAGATGTTACATTACGTGAAACTGAAATTATCACAGATGTTGTCAATCAGATTGTTGACCTTGATGAAGGCGAAGTCTTCTTTGGTACAGTATTTGATCCAGACGCACGTGATGAAATTCGTGTGACTGTGATTGCCACAGGTCTAACACGTAATGCCAATGAAGCAGAAGTAAAACGTCGTACTCCTGTAAGTGTTGCTGCAAATGTACAGCAATCTACTCAAAATGCTGTAGATGAGGATGATATTCCTGCGATCAGTAAGCGTCAGAACAATGATGCGCCTGTTGCGAATACCAGTGCATCACCACGTTCTACACCGATGAGCATTCAAGATTATTTGAAGAATCAACAACGTAAATAA
- a CDS encoding cell division protein FtsQ/DivIB produces MAQLPASMRRKKAAITSIHEKPPTRKEKLIHTGGWVLLCVAFLVLVAGLFGLYKVVTDAKVATLQVVGVDSPIENQMLSQYLAPVVKDNYFTSDLEQIRDRALEVSWVDRVVVARAWPNGIRVRVMPRHAIARWGTGRLLSDSGDVYSEAQLRNHQNLPLLHGPLSQSKVMMRRYNEINQLFHPTHLRLKELYLTERMTWFMQFDSGMRIIVDQDQTMSKLQRLSHLAQTDLKPVWSNIAAIDLRYRNGLAIQWKDAKMPKILNGGFVVTNNDPSVADPSIVQP; encoded by the coding sequence ATGGCTCAACTCCCTGCTTCGATGCGCCGTAAAAAGGCAGCAATTACTTCAATACATGAGAAGCCGCCCACTCGTAAAGAAAAGTTAATTCATACTGGTGGGTGGGTCTTGCTGTGTGTGGCTTTTTTAGTATTGGTTGCTGGTTTGTTTGGTTTATATAAAGTTGTGACAGATGCTAAAGTCGCGACTTTGCAAGTGGTGGGTGTAGATTCACCTATCGAAAATCAAATGCTGTCGCAATATTTAGCCCCTGTGGTCAAGGATAATTATTTTACTTCTGACTTAGAGCAAATTCGAGATCGGGCATTAGAAGTATCTTGGGTAGATCGCGTTGTTGTCGCTCGTGCATGGCCCAATGGGATTCGTGTTCGAGTGATGCCACGTCATGCAATTGCACGTTGGGGAACAGGACGATTGTTGAGTGACAGTGGCGATGTGTATAGTGAAGCACAGTTACGCAATCATCAAAATTTGCCACTTTTGCATGGGCCACTGAGCCAATCTAAAGTTATGATGCGTCGCTATAATGAGATTAATCAATTATTTCATCCTACTCATCTTCGGTTGAAAGAGTTGTATTTAACAGAACGAATGACATGGTTTATGCAGTTTGATTCGGGTATGCGCATTATTGTTGACCAAGATCAAACCATGAGTAAATTACAACGTTTAAGTCATTTGGCACAAACTGATTTAAAACCTGTTTGGTCAAATATTGCTGCCATTGATTTGCGTTATCGAAATGGTCTTGCGATTCAATGGAAAGATGCAAAAATGCCAAAAATTTTAAATGGTGGCTTTGTTGTAACGAACAATGACCCAAGCGTTGCAGATCCAAGCATAGTACAGCCATAA
- the murC gene encoding UDP-N-acetylmuramate--L-alanine ligase codes for MSPTSPADKAKNLIKIPEMRRIKHIHFVGIGGAGMCGIAEVLKNQGYKVSGSDIKASKTTAQLEENGIKVYIGHAAQNIQGANVLVVSTAIDPENLEVKEAIENRIPVVRRAEMLGELMRYRHGIAVAGTHGKTTTTSLVTCMLAEENMDPTYVIGGLLNRTGVNAALGASRYIVAEADESDASFLHLEPMAAIVTNIDADHMDTYGGSFDVLKDTFVKFLQKMPFYGLAVVCGDDANIREIMPRIGRPVLTYGFNEDNDIRAIDVEQTGMQSSFTVLRKDREPLRLTINLPGLHNILNALAAIGIATDEGVSDAAIARALESFSGVGRRFQVQGEFALGEGNVKLVDDYGHHPKEVEATIKAARASHPDRRLVMMFQPHRFSRTRDCFDDFVDVLSQVDQLLLLEVYPAGEKPIVGADSRSLARSIRLRGEVEPILIDPVEGNLQNVIQKVLQANDLLLTQGAGNVGAISIELAQNQLYLK; via the coding sequence ATGTCTCCAACAAGCCCAGCTGATAAAGCAAAAAACCTGATTAAAATTCCTGAAATGCGCCGTATTAAGCATATCCATTTTGTGGGTATTGGTGGTGCAGGAATGTGTGGTATTGCCGAAGTATTGAAAAACCAAGGTTATAAAGTTTCAGGCTCTGATATTAAGGCATCTAAAACAACGGCACAGCTTGAAGAAAACGGGATTAAAGTTTATATCGGGCATGCAGCTCAAAATATTCAAGGTGCAAATGTATTGGTGGTTTCAACTGCCATTGACCCTGAAAATCTTGAAGTTAAAGAAGCAATTGAAAACCGCATTCCTGTTGTTCGTCGTGCCGAAATGTTGGGTGAGTTAATGCGTTATCGTCATGGGATCGCAGTTGCGGGCACGCATGGCAAAACGACAACAACCAGCTTAGTCACTTGCATGCTTGCTGAAGAAAATATGGATCCAACTTATGTGATTGGTGGATTACTCAATCGTACAGGTGTAAATGCTGCACTTGGAGCAAGCCGTTATATTGTTGCTGAAGCGGATGAGTCAGATGCATCATTCTTACACTTAGAGCCAATGGCTGCGATTGTCACGAATATTGATGCAGACCATATGGATACTTATGGTGGTAGCTTTGACGTATTAAAAGATACCTTCGTCAAGTTTTTACAAAAAATGCCATTTTATGGTTTAGCTGTCGTCTGTGGTGATGATGCCAATATTCGCGAAATTATGCCGCGTATCGGTCGTCCTGTTTTAACGTATGGTTTTAATGAAGATAATGATATTCGTGCAATCGATGTTGAACAAACAGGCATGCAATCAAGCTTTACTGTTTTACGTAAAGATCGTGAACCTTTACGTTTAACCATTAACTTGCCAGGCTTACACAATATTTTAAATGCTTTGGCTGCAATTGGTATTGCAACTGATGAAGGTGTTTCAGATGCTGCTATTGCACGTGCTTTAGAAAGCTTTAGTGGCGTGGGTCGTCGTTTCCAAGTACAAGGTGAATTTGCGCTTGGCGAAGGCAATGTAAAACTTGTCGATGACTATGGTCACCATCCTAAAGAAGTTGAAGCGACCATTAAAGCGGCACGTGCGAGTCATCCAGATCGTCGCTTAGTGATGATGTTCCAACCTCATCGTTTCAGTCGTACACGTGATTGTTTTGATGACTTTGTTGATGTGTTGTCACAAGTCGATCAACTATTACTTTTAGAGGTATATCCTGCGGGTGAAAAACCGATTGTGGGTGCGGATAGCCGCTCATTGGCGCGTAGTATTCGCCTGCGTGGCGAGGTTGAGCCGATTTTGATTGATCCTGTCGAAGGTAATTTGCAGAACGTTATACAAAAAGTGTTACAAGCGAATGACTTGTTATTAACACAAGGTGCGGGTAACGTGGGTGCAATTTCGATAGAATTGGCTCAAAATCAATTGTATTTAAAATAA
- a CDS encoding M23 family metallopeptidase yields the protein MHSRRILLAFSLAASAASVAFADLVQLDVSNPSAPDRLEQLSKTLSQGSYTHPDDMDIPGSVTFQPHLRTSNEKSIELNNATIAQKYGSAALSSSHVASTASRYSAGSPYSWLVTHPLPDLKRVSSNYGGRTMGGRAENHSGLDMSAPSGTPIYATGPGIVTKSGWGTGYGQYVEINHGNGYLTRYAHASRLIARVGDQVKAGEHIANVGCTGRCTGPHLHYEVVKDGQRKNPSTYLAMLP from the coding sequence ATGCATTCGCGACGTATTTTATTGGCATTTTCTTTAGCAGCTTCTGCTGCATCGGTTGCATTCGCAGATTTAGTTCAATTAGATGTTTCTAATCCTTCTGCTCCAGATCGTTTAGAGCAGCTTTCGAAAACATTGTCTCAAGGCTCTTATACACATCCTGATGATATGGATATTCCAGGCAGTGTAACATTTCAACCGCATTTACGTACATCAAATGAAAAATCAATTGAATTGAACAATGCAACAATTGCTCAGAAATACGGTTCAGCAGCACTTTCTTCTTCACATGTTGCATCTACAGCGTCTCGCTATTCAGCAGGCTCTCCATATTCATGGTTAGTGACGCATCCATTACCTGATTTAAAACGTGTAAGTTCAAATTATGGTGGTCGTACCATGGGTGGTCGTGCAGAAAATCACTCTGGTTTAGACATGTCAGCACCAAGTGGTACGCCAATCTATGCAACAGGTCCAGGTATTGTGACCAAGTCAGGTTGGGGTACAGGCTATGGTCAATATGTCGAAATTAACCATGGTAATGGTTATTTAACACGTTACGCACACGCTTCACGCTTAATTGCTCGTGTAGGTGATCAGGTGAAAGCAGGTGAACATATTGCTAATGTTGGTTGTACGGGGCGTTGTACAGGCCCACATTTACATTATGAAGTAGTGAAAGATGGTCAACGTAAAAATCCATCTACCTATTTAGCAATGTTGCCATAA